CATGAATGGCTAAGAACACATGTTGGTTTTTTAACTGGGTAGAATGGTCACTAAAGGCACTTAGAAGCGCTTTATGACTGATTTGATTCATCAGCCTAGGTATCCCCATCGCCGAACGCCAAATGGCTTTTTTCTGCTCCATCGAGAAGAGGTTTCCAGTGCTTCCTGCTTTGTCTAACCGATTATTAATGTACGCAACCCCTTCTTCTATAGAGAGAGAACGCAACTGGCAGTTAAAAGTAATTCGCTGGCGAAACTGACGCATGTCATGTTGTTCCAATCGAATATCCAACTCTGGTTGGCCGAATAAGACCAGTTGAAGAAGTTTCTCCTGCCGCGTTTCTATGTTGCCAAGCAGACGCAGTGTCTCAAGTCCTTCAGAGGATAAAGCTTGTGCTTCGTCGACAATTAACACCGTTTTTTTCCCTTGACCGCGATGTTCGATCAGCTTGTCCTGAATAAGAGAAACCACATTAAGACAATCAACATTGTTCAAACCAAGCTCTTGCGCGACGGCAAACTGTAATTGATTACCACTTAATATAGGATTAGGCAGGTAAACCAGTGCAACATGTGGCTCAATGTGCTCCATTAACTTACGGCACACCATGGTTTTCCCAGTCCCAACTTCCCCTGTTACTTTAATCACTCCCTCTCCCATTTTCAGTGCAGCAATAATGGTCTGAATTGCCTCATAATGAGGTAGGAAACCCAAAAACATGTCGGTATTTGGGGTCAAAGAAAAAGGGGGGCTACTCAACCCAAAATGAGAGAGATACATAATCGCATCACACCACTAATAGAACACCCATTTACCGTTTATCAATAAAAGGCGGCGTTCTCTTCTGGAAACCATTCTTGTAAC
This window of the Vibrio azureus genome carries:
- a CDS encoding ExeA family protein, which translates into the protein MYLSHFGLSSPPFSLTPNTDMFLGFLPHYEAIQTIIAALKMGEGVIKVTGEVGTGKTMVCRKLMEHIEPHVALVYLPNPILSGNQLQFAVAQELGLNNVDCLNVVSLIQDKLIEHRGQGKKTVLIVDEAQALSSEGLETLRLLGNIETRQEKLLQLVLFGQPELDIRLEQHDMRQFRQRITFNCQLRSLSIEEGVAYINNRLDKAGSTGNLFSMEQKKAIWRSAMGIPRLMNQISHKALLSAFSDHSTQLKNQHVFLAIHDTYDACKPKFKTPTFWGWSQL